One genomic region from Epinephelus fuscoguttatus linkage group LG8, E.fuscoguttatus.final_Chr_v1 encodes:
- the capn7 gene encoding calpain-7 isoform X1, with protein MDCTALELDAVKFAKTAVTYDQSGKYNEAVFYYKEAAQALIYAGMAGSKLEGIQDKVNEYLDRVQALHNAVQKSDPLKSRQQVDLERAHFLVTQAFEEDEKGNYDEAIELYSQAVELCIDTSNQTSDQALQTKLKQLARQALDRAEGLKESQSRSTPTQDRTGPPGAKPSSGASSGGPVRQYFPLGPDFSLHDRPQPQPIRAVQSSEPQGQRYTSEEIEVLRSTSTINGIAYVPFMSVDLRERFAFPVPFSDKTGKLALSPKQKAIFSRWVRPDEICNNPTMIMSVSSFSIKQTVVSDCSFVASLAISAAYERRYNKKLITSVIYPQNRRGEPEYNPCGKYMVKLHINGVPRKVIIDDYLPVDRNGELLCSYSSNRNELWVSLIEKAYMKVMGGYDFPGSNSNIDLHALTGWIPERIAMHSDNQSFSKDDTFRMLFQRFHRGDVLITTATGVMTEEEGERWGLVPTHAYAVLDIREHKGMRFLQLKNPWSHLRWKGRYSERDEKNWTPDLLKYLNFDPKTAQKFDNGVFWIAWEDLCQYYDVIYLSWNPALFKESSCIHSSWDGKQGPVKDVYSLANNPQYKLEVQCPTGGAAVWVLLTRHITDKDDFAQNREFITLVVYKTDGKKVYYPADPPPYIDGIRINSPHYLTKMRLTSAGTHTFTLVVSQYEKQNTINYTLRVYSGCKFTFSKIPNPFTQTKRINGQWKGPSAGGCGNYKDSYKHNPIYQINLERGGPLLVELRGSRQYSVGFEMVTVSTVGDPGPAAFQKKSSGDYRCGFCYMEVEHVPAGIYNIIPTTFLPKQEGPFFLDFASTLPIKVSQLQ; from the exons ATGGACTGCACGGCGCTGGAGCTCGATGCTGTCAAATTTGCCAAAACAGCTGTCACCTATGACCAGAGCGGCAAATACAACGAGGCTGTGTTTTATTATAAG GAAGCAGCCCAGGCCCTGATATACGCTGGCATGGCGGGGTCCAAACTGGAGGGGATCCAGGACAAAGTGAATGAGTACTTGGATCGAGTTCAAGCCCTCCACAATGCTG TCCAGAAGAGcgacccgctgaagtcccggcAGCAGGTGGACCTGGAGCGCGCCCATTTCCTGGTCACCCAGGCCTTCGAGGAAGATGAGAAGGGAAATTATGACGAAGCCATTGAGCTGTACTCTCAGGCTGTGGAGCTGTGCATTGACACG TCCAACCAGACATCGGACCAGGCGCTGCAGACCAAGCTGAAGCAGCTGGCACGTCAAGCTTTAGACAG GGCGGAGGGTCTCAAAGAATCCCAGTCCAGATCAACTCCAACTCAGGACAGGACGGGGCCTCCTGGAGCCAAGCCCAGCAGTGGGGCCAGCTCTGGGGGACCAGTCCGCCAGTACTTCCCTCTGGGGCCAGACTTCAGCCTCCATGACCGACCACAGCCCCAGCCAATACGAGCAGTCCAGTCCAGCGAGCCCCAGGGTCAGCGCTACACGTCTGAGGAGATCGAGGTGCTCAG GAGTACATCTACAATCAATGGCATAGCCTACGTGCCCTTCATGAGTGTGGACCTGAGGGAGCGATTTGCCTTTCCTGTTCCTTTCTC GGACAAAACAGGGAAACTGGCACTGTCTCCCAAACAGAAAGCCATCTTCTCTCGCTGGGTCCGGCCAGACGAGATCTGCAATAACCCCACCATGATCATGTCTGTGTCCAGCTTCAGCATCAAACAG ACGGTGGTGTCTGACTGTTCGTTTGTGGCGTCACTGGCCATCAGTGCGGCCTATGAGAGACGCTACAACAAGAAACTCATTACCAG CGTCATCTACCCTCAGAACAGACGAGGAGAACCAGAGTATAACCCGTGTGGGAAGTACATGGTCAAGCTTCACATTAACGGAGTTCCCAGGAAG GTGATCATAGACGACTACCTGCCGGTGGATCGTAACGGAGAGCTGCTGTGCTCCTACTCCAGCAACAGGAACGAGCTGTGGGTCTCTCTGATAGAGAAGGCCTACATGAAGGTGATGGGAGGCTACGACTTCCCTGGCTCCAACTCG AACATCGATCTGCACGCGCTCACCGGCTGGATCCCCGAGCGCATCGCTATGCACTCAGACAATCAGTCGTTCAGCAAGGACGACACTTTCCGTATGCTCTTCCAGAG GTTTCACAGGGGTGACGTCCTCATTACCACGGCAACGGGGGTGATGACAGAGGAAGAAGGGGAGAGATGGGGCTTAGTCCCAACGCACGCCTATGCTGTTCTTGACATCAGGGAACATAAG GGAATGCGTTTCCTGCAGCTCAAGAATCCGTGGAGTCATCTGCGGTGGAAGGGACGTTACAGCGAGCGGGATGAGAAGAACTGGACACCTGACCTCCTTAAGTACCTCAACTTTGACCCCAAAACAGCACAGAAGTTTGACAATG GTGTTTTCTGGATTGCATGGGAGGACCTTTGTCAGTACTATGATGTCATCTACCTGAGCTGGAACCCCGCCCTGTTCAAAGAGTCCTCCTGTATTCACAG TAGCTGGGATGGGAAGCAAGGTCCAGTGAAGGACGTCTACAGTCTGGCCAACAACCCACAGTACAAGCTGGAGGTCCAGTGTCCAACAGGAGGAGCAGCTGTGTGGGTGCTGCTCACCAGACACATCACTGACAAg GACGATTTTGCACAGAACAGAGAGTTTATCACTCTCGTCGTTTACAAGACAGATGGGAAGAAAGTCTACTACCCAG CGGATCCCCCTCCTTACATCGACGGCATCCGTATCAACAGCCCACACTACCTGACCAAGATGAGGCTGACCAGCGCGGGGACACACACCTTCACACTGGTGGTTTCCCAGTATGAGAAACAGAACACCATCAACTACACACTGCGG gTGTACTCTGGATGCAAATTCACCTTCTCCAAGATCCCAAATCCCTTCACTCAAACCAAAAGG ATCAACGGCCAGTGGAAGGGCCCCAGCGCTGGAGGTTGTGGGAACTATAAGGATTCATACAAACACAACCCCATCTATCAGATCAACCTGGAGCGAGGAGGACCGCTGCTCGTCGAGCTCCGAGGATCCAG gcagTACAGTGTCGGCTTTGAGATGGTGACCGTGTCGACGGTGGGGGATCCAGGCCCGGCTGCCTTCCAGAAAAAGAGCAGTGGAGATTACAG atGTGGCTTCTGCTACATGGAGGTGGAGCACGTCCCAGCAGGCATCTACAACATCATCCCCACCACCTTCTTGCCCAAACAGGAAGGACCCTTCTTCCTGGACTTTGCCAGCACCTTGCCCATCAAGGTCTCTCAGCTCCAATGA
- the capn7 gene encoding calpain-7 isoform X2 produces the protein MDCTALELDAVKFAKTAVTYDQSGKYNEAVFYYKEAAQALIYAGMAGSKLEGIQDKVNEYLDRVQALHNAVQKSDPLKSRQQVDLERAHFLVTQAFEEDEKGNYDEAIELYSQAVELCIDTSNQTSDQALQTKLKQLARQALDRAEGLKESQSRSTPTQDRTGPPGAKPSSGASSGGPVRQYFPLGPDFSLHDRPQPQPIRAVQSSEPQGQRYTSEEIEVLRSTSTINGIAYVPFMSVDLRERFAFPVPFSDKTGKLALSPKQKAIFSRWVRPDEICNNPTMIMSVSSFSIKQTVVSDCSFVASLAISAAYERRYNKKLITSVIYPQNRRGEPEYNPCGKYMVKLHINGVPRKVIIDDYLPVDRNGELLCSYSSNRNELWVSLIEKAYMKVMGGYDFPGSNSNIDLHALTGWIPERIAMHSDNQSFSKDDTFRMLFQRFHRGDVLITTATGVMTEEEGERWGLVPTHAYAVLDIREHKGMRFLQLKNPWSHLRWKGRYSERDEKNWTPDLLKYLNFDPKTAQKFDNGVFWIAWEDLCQYYDVIYLSWNPALFKESSCIHSSWDGKQGPVKDVYSLANNPQYKLEVQCPTGGAAVWVLLTRHITDKDDFAQNREFITLVVYKTDGKKVYYPADPPPYIDGIRINSPHYLTKMRLTSAGTHTFTLVVSQYEKQNTINYTLRCVYWAER, from the exons ATGGACTGCACGGCGCTGGAGCTCGATGCTGTCAAATTTGCCAAAACAGCTGTCACCTATGACCAGAGCGGCAAATACAACGAGGCTGTGTTTTATTATAAG GAAGCAGCCCAGGCCCTGATATACGCTGGCATGGCGGGGTCCAAACTGGAGGGGATCCAGGACAAAGTGAATGAGTACTTGGATCGAGTTCAAGCCCTCCACAATGCTG TCCAGAAGAGcgacccgctgaagtcccggcAGCAGGTGGACCTGGAGCGCGCCCATTTCCTGGTCACCCAGGCCTTCGAGGAAGATGAGAAGGGAAATTATGACGAAGCCATTGAGCTGTACTCTCAGGCTGTGGAGCTGTGCATTGACACG TCCAACCAGACATCGGACCAGGCGCTGCAGACCAAGCTGAAGCAGCTGGCACGTCAAGCTTTAGACAG GGCGGAGGGTCTCAAAGAATCCCAGTCCAGATCAACTCCAACTCAGGACAGGACGGGGCCTCCTGGAGCCAAGCCCAGCAGTGGGGCCAGCTCTGGGGGACCAGTCCGCCAGTACTTCCCTCTGGGGCCAGACTTCAGCCTCCATGACCGACCACAGCCCCAGCCAATACGAGCAGTCCAGTCCAGCGAGCCCCAGGGTCAGCGCTACACGTCTGAGGAGATCGAGGTGCTCAG GAGTACATCTACAATCAATGGCATAGCCTACGTGCCCTTCATGAGTGTGGACCTGAGGGAGCGATTTGCCTTTCCTGTTCCTTTCTC GGACAAAACAGGGAAACTGGCACTGTCTCCCAAACAGAAAGCCATCTTCTCTCGCTGGGTCCGGCCAGACGAGATCTGCAATAACCCCACCATGATCATGTCTGTGTCCAGCTTCAGCATCAAACAG ACGGTGGTGTCTGACTGTTCGTTTGTGGCGTCACTGGCCATCAGTGCGGCCTATGAGAGACGCTACAACAAGAAACTCATTACCAG CGTCATCTACCCTCAGAACAGACGAGGAGAACCAGAGTATAACCCGTGTGGGAAGTACATGGTCAAGCTTCACATTAACGGAGTTCCCAGGAAG GTGATCATAGACGACTACCTGCCGGTGGATCGTAACGGAGAGCTGCTGTGCTCCTACTCCAGCAACAGGAACGAGCTGTGGGTCTCTCTGATAGAGAAGGCCTACATGAAGGTGATGGGAGGCTACGACTTCCCTGGCTCCAACTCG AACATCGATCTGCACGCGCTCACCGGCTGGATCCCCGAGCGCATCGCTATGCACTCAGACAATCAGTCGTTCAGCAAGGACGACACTTTCCGTATGCTCTTCCAGAG GTTTCACAGGGGTGACGTCCTCATTACCACGGCAACGGGGGTGATGACAGAGGAAGAAGGGGAGAGATGGGGCTTAGTCCCAACGCACGCCTATGCTGTTCTTGACATCAGGGAACATAAG GGAATGCGTTTCCTGCAGCTCAAGAATCCGTGGAGTCATCTGCGGTGGAAGGGACGTTACAGCGAGCGGGATGAGAAGAACTGGACACCTGACCTCCTTAAGTACCTCAACTTTGACCCCAAAACAGCACAGAAGTTTGACAATG GTGTTTTCTGGATTGCATGGGAGGACCTTTGTCAGTACTATGATGTCATCTACCTGAGCTGGAACCCCGCCCTGTTCAAAGAGTCCTCCTGTATTCACAG TAGCTGGGATGGGAAGCAAGGTCCAGTGAAGGACGTCTACAGTCTGGCCAACAACCCACAGTACAAGCTGGAGGTCCAGTGTCCAACAGGAGGAGCAGCTGTGTGGGTGCTGCTCACCAGACACATCACTGACAAg GACGATTTTGCACAGAACAGAGAGTTTATCACTCTCGTCGTTTACAAGACAGATGGGAAGAAAGTCTACTACCCAG CGGATCCCCCTCCTTACATCGACGGCATCCGTATCAACAGCCCACACTACCTGACCAAGATGAGGCTGACCAGCGCGGGGACACACACCTTCACACTGGTGGTTTCCCAGTATGAGAAACAGAACACCATCAACTACACACTGCGG TGTGTTTACTGGGCAGAAAGGTAG